In a single window of the Chiloscyllium punctatum isolate Juve2018m chromosome 25, sChiPun1.3, whole genome shotgun sequence genome:
- the LOC140496033 gene encoding uncharacterized protein isoform X2, whose translation MLGRLKSRKSYLDVPKSRVSTGTSSNTVAFPTTSTNNEAASQHRRSLLTRKSPAAGCSKKLLPKLVKQTINANNLKAFEKQVPRALSVSTVKKGRFSTGSFTLNSTQTLDEKVDAEFKTDAHSSENSLNATYCLPSYEATRMRHIPQKEDLDMIILHQNLPNVGISKGRPEQEQIESSVCPLPLIEPSNLPPLFTSFIAEECLHIAAELNEKRETYPLLTLDTANPIPVTGVSMISEEPVPLDSSVYSCCCSNTPPAKLALLCHSKLQENILEDVSSQLKLAEIKTGDLTVGTRMSNDYIETGALPWSPPENLIQFNKTITQGNLNDEEDTALKHDVYSSDVLNESPLSNVEYIQLNVPKVMNDASITFSDTKNDASSCFVPAKTQSNSNLSLSKVDLVLSERSLLSDEKQILPKHRSFENELEPPDLLGCAPSLSLSTDLIQLDNTVTVQDKNVTFVLSKDENSFRKSLQTSALSNFKQSMSPQDLLQLNVTMNVDDLKNTTCDTSKYKDLGNDLRCKLPVSMSKEIQLNATMILNDHKNATFIASKHEGCLTNDILSNLEQSLTTTNQDELNRIITVSDCKDATFIAPNLKDSLANNPNKTTNLADCKLSLSSDSNEVRLTPKKLKLVRKAEALTSGSELEQVKMSGKNNHSSLSLNFGKGSYSTGMEKLSNEVKPGDVCISVELHKVACAVETSLPFIDSFQKKEQSICEHADSFHDLVSSEWAPNCISTPCLAGKPTFPEYLQLDRSFLASSSTLQADVSDGLGKCPNEQDKTIDVAKSSGTEVTEAKSSGRKTSNAPSQRLQQTKMGSENSLKLISYLPAAKKKNITKASVSELCKSGVQKDTVPSSAQTCKIGSSVERGKPSIQPPGFSKLCLPKPRQLSGRLGRAVATGQMLGNKIPSYHIRVNAKMSPKIKSTPPLTKAISKIPGVKGTTSVVSSKLTVSETQKSAELFNIGMADPPHAIRKASKPLVLDSQNFVTGIKRPNSAVEQKRRLCPPPKRSKTAATFAGEVAIKQTKLKPLLGDSKQKMTRKSLTSESKVNMVKTATEASTFKSKQELEMAKLQKKNKELEEKIAMLERQNAALQQEKENFALILEEGSIV comes from the exons ATGTTGGGAAG GCTTAAGTCAAGGAAATCTTATTTAGATGTACCCAAGAGTCGTGTTTCCACTGGTACCTCAAGTAATACAGTTGCTTTCCCAACTACTAGCACGAATAATGAAGCTGCATCACAGCACAGACGTTCACTCCTGACCAGAAAAAGTCCAGCAGCAGGATGTTCAAAGAAGCTACTGCCTAAATTGGTGAAACAGACTATTAATGCTAACAACTTGAAAGCTTTTGAGAAACAAGTGCCAAGAGCACTAAGTGTCTCCACTGTCAAAAAGGGGCGTTTTAGCACAGGCTCCTTCACTCTAAATTCTACTCAAACGTTGGATGAAAAAGTGGATGCTGAATTCAAAACAGATGCGCACTCCAGTGAAAATTCTTTGAATGCAACGTATTGTCTACCAAGTTATGAAGCCACACGTATGAGGCACATTCCTCAAAAAGAAGACTTGGATATGATAATCCTACATCAAAATTTGCCTAACGTTGGTATTTCTAAAGGTAGACCTGAACAGGAACAAATAGAATCAAGTGTTTGCCCTCTTCCTCTTATAGAACCCAGTAACTTGCCACCTTTATTCACCAGTTTCATTGCAGAAGAATGTCTACATATAGCTGCTGAAttaaacgaaaaaagggaaaccTATCCTCTCCTTACACTTGATACTGCAAATCCAATTCCAGTGACTGGTGTTTCCATGATAAGTGAGGAACCAGTACCATTGGATAGTTCTGTATACTCCTGCTGCTGTTCTAACACCCCTCCAGCAAAATTGGCACTTCTCTGCCACTCCAAATTACAAGAAAATATCTTGGAGGATGTGAGTAGTCAGCTAAAGCTAGCAGAAATCAAAACTGGAGACTTAACTGTTGGTACTAGAATGAGTAATGACTATATTGAGACTGGAGCTCTGCCTTGGTCCCCTCCAGAAAATTTGATACAATTCAATAAAACTATAACACAAGGTAACTTAAATGATGAGGAAGATACTGCTCTAAAACATGATGTTTATTCTAGCGATGTCCTGAATGAGTCACCTCTATCCAATGTAGAGTATATCCAGTTAAATGTACCTAAAGTGATGAATGATGCATCAATCACATTTTCAGACACAAAGAATGATGCCTCTTCATGTTTTGTGCCAGCCAAGACCCAGTCTAATTCCAATTTGTCCCTTTCGAAGGTAGATTTGgtattgagtgaaagaagcttaTTAAGTGATGAAAAACAAATTTTACCAAAGCACAGAAGTTTTGAAAATGAACTTGAGCCACCTGATTTGTTAGGTTGCGCgccgtctctctctttgtcaaCAGATTTAATCCAGTTGGATAATACAGTAACAGTGCAAgataaaaatgtaacatttgtttTATCAAAAGACGAAAACAGTTTTCGAAAAAGCCTTCAGACTTCTGCCTTATCTAATTTTAAGCAGTCCATGTCTCCTCAAGATTTATTGCAATTAAATGTTACTATGAATGTGGATGACTTAAAAAATACAACTTGTGATACCTCAAAATATAAAGATTTAGGAAATGATCTCCGTTGCAAGCTGCCTGTATCCATGAGCAAAGAGATTCAATTAAATGCTACCATGATTTTGAATGACCATAAAAATGCAACATTTATTGCTTCAAAGCATGAAGGCTGTCTTACAAATGATATTTTGTCTAATTTGGAGCAGTCTCTAACTACAACCAACCAAGATGAATTAAATAGGATAATAACTGTCAGTGATTGCAAGGATGCAACATTTATTGCACCAAACCTTAAAGATAGTTTGGCAAATAATCCAAACAAAACAACCAACTTGGCCGATTGCAAACTGTCTCTATCTTCAGATTCAAATGAAGTCAGACTGACTCCAAAGAAACTTAAGCTTGTGAGAAAAGCTGAAGCTCTGACTTCTGGATCAGAGTTGGAGCAAGTAAAGATGAGTGGCAAAAATAATCACTCCAGTTTGTCGTTGAACTTCGGGAAGGGCAGTTATTCTACAGGTATGGAGAAACTATCAAATGAAGTAAAGCCAGGTGATGTCTGCATTTCTGTAGAATTACATAAAGTAGCTTGTGCGGTAGAAACAAGTCTCCCTTTCATAGACTCCTTCCAGAAAAAGGAACAAAGTATTTGTGAACATGCAGATTCCTTTCATGATCTAGTGAGTTCAGAATGGGCTCCAAACTGCATTTCTACTCCATGCCTTGCTGGGAAGCCTACTTTTCCAGAATATCTACAACTTGACCGTTCTTTCCTGGCCTCatcctccacccttcaggctgaTGTAAGTGATGGATTGGGCAAGTGCCCAAATGAGCAAGACAAGACCATAGATGTTGCCAAAAGCTCTGGCACTGAAGTCACCGAAGCTAAATCCAGTGGTAGAAAAACATCAAATGCACCTAGCCAGCGATTGCAGCAAACCAAAATGGGAAGTGAGAATTCCTTAAAACTCATTTCTTATCTCCCAGCAGCCAAAAAGAAAAATATTACTAAAGCATCAGTGTCTGAACTATgcaaatctggagttcagaaggatactGTACCATCTTCAGCTCAAACATGTAAAATAGGCTCTTCTGTCGAAAGAGGAAAACCTTCGATTCAACCACCTGGTTTTTCCAAGTTGTGTCTTCCAAAGCCTCGTCAGCTTTCAGGAAGGCTGGGCCGTGCAGTAGCAACTGGACAAATGTTAGGAAATAAGATTCCATCATACCACATTAGAGTCAATGCCAAA ATGTCTCCCAAAATCAAATCTACGCCACCTTTAACTAAAGCTATCTCAAAGATACCTGGCGTGAAGGGAACAACTTCAGTGGTATCATCAAAATTAACTGTGTCGGAAACACAAAAATCAGCAGAACTTTTTAATATAG GTATGGCTGACCCTCCACATGCCATCAGAAAAGCAAGCaaacctttagttttggactcccaaaaTTTTGTGACTGGCATAAAACGCCCAAACAGTGCAGTGGAACAGAAGAGAAGACTATGTCCACCCCCAAAGAGATCAAAGACAGCTG CTACTTTTGCAGGCGAGGTGGCGATCAAACAGACAAAACTAAAACCGTTACTGGGGGACTCTAAACAGAAGATGACAAGAAAGAGTCTGACATCAGAGTCAAAAGTCAATATG
- the LOC140496033 gene encoding uncharacterized protein isoform X4 produces the protein MLGRLKSRKSYLDVPKSRVSTGTSSNTVAFPTTSTNNEAASQHRRSLLTRKSPAAGCSKKLLPKLVKQTINANNLKAFEKQVPRALSVSTVKKGRFSTGSFTLNSTQTLDEKVDAEFKTDAHSSENSLNATYCLPSYEATRMRHIPQKEDLDMIILHQNLPNVGISKGRPEQEQIESSVCPLPLIEPSNLPPLFTSFIAEECLHIAAELNEKRETYPLLTLDTANPIPVTGVSMISEEPVPLDSSVYSCCCSNTPPAKLALLCHSKLQENILEDVSSQLKLAEIKTGDLTVGTRMSNDYIETGALPWSPPENLIQFNKTITQGNLNDEEDTALKHDVYSSDVLNESPLSNVEYIQLNVPKVMNDASITFSDTKNDASSCFVPAKTQSNSNLSLSKVDLVLSERSLLSDEKQILPKHRSFENELEPPDLLGCAPSLSLSTDLIQLDNTVTVQDKNVTFVLSKDENSFRKSLQTSALSNFKQSMSPQDLLQLNVTMNVDDLKNTTCDTSKYKDLGNDLRCKLPVSMSKEIQLNATMILNDHKNATFIASKHEGCLTNDILSNLEQSLTTTNQDELNRIITVSDCKDATFIAPNLKDSLANNPNKTTNLADCKLSLSSDSNEVRLTPKKLKLVRKAEALTSGSELEQVKMSGKNNHSSLSLNFGKGSYSTGMEKLSNEVKPGDVCISVELHKVACAVETSLPFIDSFQKKEQSICEHADSFHDLVSSEWAPNCISTPCLAGKPTFPEYLQLDRSFLASSSTLQADVSDGLGKCPNEQDKTIDVAKSSGTEVTEAKSSGRKTSNAPSQRLQQTKMGSENSLKLISYLPAAKKKNITKASVSELCKSGVQKDTVPSSAQTCKIGSSVERGKPSIQPPGFSKLCLPKPRQLSGRLGRAVATGQMLGNKIPSYHIRVNAKMSPKIKSTPPLTKAISKIPGVKGTTSVVSSKLTVSETQKSAELFNIGMADPPHAIRKASKPLVLDSQNFVTGIKRPNSAVEQKRRLCPPPKRSKTAGEVAIKQTKLKPLLGDSKQKMTRKSLTSESKVNMVKTATEASTFKSKQELEMAKLQKKNKELEEKIAMLERQNAALQQEKENFALILEEGSIV, from the exons ATGTTGGGAAG GCTTAAGTCAAGGAAATCTTATTTAGATGTACCCAAGAGTCGTGTTTCCACTGGTACCTCAAGTAATACAGTTGCTTTCCCAACTACTAGCACGAATAATGAAGCTGCATCACAGCACAGACGTTCACTCCTGACCAGAAAAAGTCCAGCAGCAGGATGTTCAAAGAAGCTACTGCCTAAATTGGTGAAACAGACTATTAATGCTAACAACTTGAAAGCTTTTGAGAAACAAGTGCCAAGAGCACTAAGTGTCTCCACTGTCAAAAAGGGGCGTTTTAGCACAGGCTCCTTCACTCTAAATTCTACTCAAACGTTGGATGAAAAAGTGGATGCTGAATTCAAAACAGATGCGCACTCCAGTGAAAATTCTTTGAATGCAACGTATTGTCTACCAAGTTATGAAGCCACACGTATGAGGCACATTCCTCAAAAAGAAGACTTGGATATGATAATCCTACATCAAAATTTGCCTAACGTTGGTATTTCTAAAGGTAGACCTGAACAGGAACAAATAGAATCAAGTGTTTGCCCTCTTCCTCTTATAGAACCCAGTAACTTGCCACCTTTATTCACCAGTTTCATTGCAGAAGAATGTCTACATATAGCTGCTGAAttaaacgaaaaaagggaaaccTATCCTCTCCTTACACTTGATACTGCAAATCCAATTCCAGTGACTGGTGTTTCCATGATAAGTGAGGAACCAGTACCATTGGATAGTTCTGTATACTCCTGCTGCTGTTCTAACACCCCTCCAGCAAAATTGGCACTTCTCTGCCACTCCAAATTACAAGAAAATATCTTGGAGGATGTGAGTAGTCAGCTAAAGCTAGCAGAAATCAAAACTGGAGACTTAACTGTTGGTACTAGAATGAGTAATGACTATATTGAGACTGGAGCTCTGCCTTGGTCCCCTCCAGAAAATTTGATACAATTCAATAAAACTATAACACAAGGTAACTTAAATGATGAGGAAGATACTGCTCTAAAACATGATGTTTATTCTAGCGATGTCCTGAATGAGTCACCTCTATCCAATGTAGAGTATATCCAGTTAAATGTACCTAAAGTGATGAATGATGCATCAATCACATTTTCAGACACAAAGAATGATGCCTCTTCATGTTTTGTGCCAGCCAAGACCCAGTCTAATTCCAATTTGTCCCTTTCGAAGGTAGATTTGgtattgagtgaaagaagcttaTTAAGTGATGAAAAACAAATTTTACCAAAGCACAGAAGTTTTGAAAATGAACTTGAGCCACCTGATTTGTTAGGTTGCGCgccgtctctctctttgtcaaCAGATTTAATCCAGTTGGATAATACAGTAACAGTGCAAgataaaaatgtaacatttgtttTATCAAAAGACGAAAACAGTTTTCGAAAAAGCCTTCAGACTTCTGCCTTATCTAATTTTAAGCAGTCCATGTCTCCTCAAGATTTATTGCAATTAAATGTTACTATGAATGTGGATGACTTAAAAAATACAACTTGTGATACCTCAAAATATAAAGATTTAGGAAATGATCTCCGTTGCAAGCTGCCTGTATCCATGAGCAAAGAGATTCAATTAAATGCTACCATGATTTTGAATGACCATAAAAATGCAACATTTATTGCTTCAAAGCATGAAGGCTGTCTTACAAATGATATTTTGTCTAATTTGGAGCAGTCTCTAACTACAACCAACCAAGATGAATTAAATAGGATAATAACTGTCAGTGATTGCAAGGATGCAACATTTATTGCACCAAACCTTAAAGATAGTTTGGCAAATAATCCAAACAAAACAACCAACTTGGCCGATTGCAAACTGTCTCTATCTTCAGATTCAAATGAAGTCAGACTGACTCCAAAGAAACTTAAGCTTGTGAGAAAAGCTGAAGCTCTGACTTCTGGATCAGAGTTGGAGCAAGTAAAGATGAGTGGCAAAAATAATCACTCCAGTTTGTCGTTGAACTTCGGGAAGGGCAGTTATTCTACAGGTATGGAGAAACTATCAAATGAAGTAAAGCCAGGTGATGTCTGCATTTCTGTAGAATTACATAAAGTAGCTTGTGCGGTAGAAACAAGTCTCCCTTTCATAGACTCCTTCCAGAAAAAGGAACAAAGTATTTGTGAACATGCAGATTCCTTTCATGATCTAGTGAGTTCAGAATGGGCTCCAAACTGCATTTCTACTCCATGCCTTGCTGGGAAGCCTACTTTTCCAGAATATCTACAACTTGACCGTTCTTTCCTGGCCTCatcctccacccttcaggctgaTGTAAGTGATGGATTGGGCAAGTGCCCAAATGAGCAAGACAAGACCATAGATGTTGCCAAAAGCTCTGGCACTGAAGTCACCGAAGCTAAATCCAGTGGTAGAAAAACATCAAATGCACCTAGCCAGCGATTGCAGCAAACCAAAATGGGAAGTGAGAATTCCTTAAAACTCATTTCTTATCTCCCAGCAGCCAAAAAGAAAAATATTACTAAAGCATCAGTGTCTGAACTATgcaaatctggagttcagaaggatactGTACCATCTTCAGCTCAAACATGTAAAATAGGCTCTTCTGTCGAAAGAGGAAAACCTTCGATTCAACCACCTGGTTTTTCCAAGTTGTGTCTTCCAAAGCCTCGTCAGCTTTCAGGAAGGCTGGGCCGTGCAGTAGCAACTGGACAAATGTTAGGAAATAAGATTCCATCATACCACATTAGAGTCAATGCCAAA ATGTCTCCCAAAATCAAATCTACGCCACCTTTAACTAAAGCTATCTCAAAGATACCTGGCGTGAAGGGAACAACTTCAGTGGTATCATCAAAATTAACTGTGTCGGAAACACAAAAATCAGCAGAACTTTTTAATATAG GTATGGCTGACCCTCCACATGCCATCAGAAAAGCAAGCaaacctttagttttggactcccaaaaTTTTGTGACTGGCATAAAACGCCCAAACAGTGCAGTGGAACAGAAGAGAAGACTATGTCCACCCCCAAAGAGATCAAAGACAGCTG GCGAGGTGGCGATCAAACAGACAAAACTAAAACCGTTACTGGGGGACTCTAAACAGAAGATGACAAGAAAGAGTCTGACATCAGAGTCAAAAGTCAATATG
- the LOC140496033 gene encoding uncharacterized protein isoform X1, giving the protein MLGRLKSRKSYLDVPKSRVSTGTSSNTVAFPTTSTNNEAASQHRRSLLTRKSPAAGCSKKLLPKLVKQTINANNLKAFEKQVPRALSVSTVKKGRFSTGSFTLNSTQTLDEKVDAEFKTDAHSSENSLNATYCLPSYEATRMRHIPQKEDLDMIILHQNLPNVGISKGRPEQEQIESSVCPLPLIEPSNLPPLFTSFIAEECLHIAAELNEKRETYPLLTLDTANPIPVTGVSMISEEPVPLDSSVYSCCCSNTPPAKLALLCHSKLQENILEDVSSQLKLAEIKTGDLTVGTRMSNDYIETGALPWSPPENLIQFNKTITQGNLNDEEDTALKHDVYSSDVLNESPLSNVEYIQLNVPKVMNDASITFSDTKNDASSCFVPAKTQSNSNLSLSKVDLVLSERSLLSDEKQILPKHRSFENELEPPDLLGCAPSLSLSTDLIQLDNTVTVQDKNVTFVLSKDENSFRKSLQTSALSNFKQSMSPQDLLQLNVTMNVDDLKNTTCDTSKYKDLGNDLRCKLPVSMSKEIQLNATMILNDHKNATFIASKHEGCLTNDILSNLEQSLTTTNQDELNRIITVSDCKDATFIAPNLKDSLANNPNKTTNLADCKLSLSSDSNEVRLTPKKLKLVRKAEALTSGSELEQVKMSGKNNHSSLSLNFGKGSYSTGMEKLSNEVKPGDVCISVELHKVACAVETSLPFIDSFQKKEQSICEHADSFHDLVSSEWAPNCISTPCLAGKPTFPEYLQLDRSFLASSSTLQADVSDGLGKCPNEQDKTIDVAKSSGTEVTEAKSSGRKTSNAPSQRLQQTKMGSENSLKLISYLPAAKKKNITKASVSELCKSGVQKDTVPSSAQTCKIGSSVERGKPSIQPPGFSKLCLPKPRQLSGRLGRAVATGQMLGNKIPSYHIRVNAKMSPKIKSTPPLTKAISKIPGVKGTTSVVSSKLTVSETQKSAELFNIGMADPPHAIRKASKPLVLDSQNFVTGIKRPNSAVEQKRRLCPPPKRSKTAGKATFAGEVAIKQTKLKPLLGDSKQKMTRKSLTSESKVNMVKTATEASTFKSKQELEMAKLQKKNKELEEKIAMLERQNAALQQEKENFALILEEGSIV; this is encoded by the exons ATGTTGGGAAG GCTTAAGTCAAGGAAATCTTATTTAGATGTACCCAAGAGTCGTGTTTCCACTGGTACCTCAAGTAATACAGTTGCTTTCCCAACTACTAGCACGAATAATGAAGCTGCATCACAGCACAGACGTTCACTCCTGACCAGAAAAAGTCCAGCAGCAGGATGTTCAAAGAAGCTACTGCCTAAATTGGTGAAACAGACTATTAATGCTAACAACTTGAAAGCTTTTGAGAAACAAGTGCCAAGAGCACTAAGTGTCTCCACTGTCAAAAAGGGGCGTTTTAGCACAGGCTCCTTCACTCTAAATTCTACTCAAACGTTGGATGAAAAAGTGGATGCTGAATTCAAAACAGATGCGCACTCCAGTGAAAATTCTTTGAATGCAACGTATTGTCTACCAAGTTATGAAGCCACACGTATGAGGCACATTCCTCAAAAAGAAGACTTGGATATGATAATCCTACATCAAAATTTGCCTAACGTTGGTATTTCTAAAGGTAGACCTGAACAGGAACAAATAGAATCAAGTGTTTGCCCTCTTCCTCTTATAGAACCCAGTAACTTGCCACCTTTATTCACCAGTTTCATTGCAGAAGAATGTCTACATATAGCTGCTGAAttaaacgaaaaaagggaaaccTATCCTCTCCTTACACTTGATACTGCAAATCCAATTCCAGTGACTGGTGTTTCCATGATAAGTGAGGAACCAGTACCATTGGATAGTTCTGTATACTCCTGCTGCTGTTCTAACACCCCTCCAGCAAAATTGGCACTTCTCTGCCACTCCAAATTACAAGAAAATATCTTGGAGGATGTGAGTAGTCAGCTAAAGCTAGCAGAAATCAAAACTGGAGACTTAACTGTTGGTACTAGAATGAGTAATGACTATATTGAGACTGGAGCTCTGCCTTGGTCCCCTCCAGAAAATTTGATACAATTCAATAAAACTATAACACAAGGTAACTTAAATGATGAGGAAGATACTGCTCTAAAACATGATGTTTATTCTAGCGATGTCCTGAATGAGTCACCTCTATCCAATGTAGAGTATATCCAGTTAAATGTACCTAAAGTGATGAATGATGCATCAATCACATTTTCAGACACAAAGAATGATGCCTCTTCATGTTTTGTGCCAGCCAAGACCCAGTCTAATTCCAATTTGTCCCTTTCGAAGGTAGATTTGgtattgagtgaaagaagcttaTTAAGTGATGAAAAACAAATTTTACCAAAGCACAGAAGTTTTGAAAATGAACTTGAGCCACCTGATTTGTTAGGTTGCGCgccgtctctctctttgtcaaCAGATTTAATCCAGTTGGATAATACAGTAACAGTGCAAgataaaaatgtaacatttgtttTATCAAAAGACGAAAACAGTTTTCGAAAAAGCCTTCAGACTTCTGCCTTATCTAATTTTAAGCAGTCCATGTCTCCTCAAGATTTATTGCAATTAAATGTTACTATGAATGTGGATGACTTAAAAAATACAACTTGTGATACCTCAAAATATAAAGATTTAGGAAATGATCTCCGTTGCAAGCTGCCTGTATCCATGAGCAAAGAGATTCAATTAAATGCTACCATGATTTTGAATGACCATAAAAATGCAACATTTATTGCTTCAAAGCATGAAGGCTGTCTTACAAATGATATTTTGTCTAATTTGGAGCAGTCTCTAACTACAACCAACCAAGATGAATTAAATAGGATAATAACTGTCAGTGATTGCAAGGATGCAACATTTATTGCACCAAACCTTAAAGATAGTTTGGCAAATAATCCAAACAAAACAACCAACTTGGCCGATTGCAAACTGTCTCTATCTTCAGATTCAAATGAAGTCAGACTGACTCCAAAGAAACTTAAGCTTGTGAGAAAAGCTGAAGCTCTGACTTCTGGATCAGAGTTGGAGCAAGTAAAGATGAGTGGCAAAAATAATCACTCCAGTTTGTCGTTGAACTTCGGGAAGGGCAGTTATTCTACAGGTATGGAGAAACTATCAAATGAAGTAAAGCCAGGTGATGTCTGCATTTCTGTAGAATTACATAAAGTAGCTTGTGCGGTAGAAACAAGTCTCCCTTTCATAGACTCCTTCCAGAAAAAGGAACAAAGTATTTGTGAACATGCAGATTCCTTTCATGATCTAGTGAGTTCAGAATGGGCTCCAAACTGCATTTCTACTCCATGCCTTGCTGGGAAGCCTACTTTTCCAGAATATCTACAACTTGACCGTTCTTTCCTGGCCTCatcctccacccttcaggctgaTGTAAGTGATGGATTGGGCAAGTGCCCAAATGAGCAAGACAAGACCATAGATGTTGCCAAAAGCTCTGGCACTGAAGTCACCGAAGCTAAATCCAGTGGTAGAAAAACATCAAATGCACCTAGCCAGCGATTGCAGCAAACCAAAATGGGAAGTGAGAATTCCTTAAAACTCATTTCTTATCTCCCAGCAGCCAAAAAGAAAAATATTACTAAAGCATCAGTGTCTGAACTATgcaaatctggagttcagaaggatactGTACCATCTTCAGCTCAAACATGTAAAATAGGCTCTTCTGTCGAAAGAGGAAAACCTTCGATTCAACCACCTGGTTTTTCCAAGTTGTGTCTTCCAAAGCCTCGTCAGCTTTCAGGAAGGCTGGGCCGTGCAGTAGCAACTGGACAAATGTTAGGAAATAAGATTCCATCATACCACATTAGAGTCAATGCCAAA ATGTCTCCCAAAATCAAATCTACGCCACCTTTAACTAAAGCTATCTCAAAGATACCTGGCGTGAAGGGAACAACTTCAGTGGTATCATCAAAATTAACTGTGTCGGAAACACAAAAATCAGCAGAACTTTTTAATATAG GTATGGCTGACCCTCCACATGCCATCAGAAAAGCAAGCaaacctttagttttggactcccaaaaTTTTGTGACTGGCATAAAACGCCCAAACAGTGCAGTGGAACAGAAGAGAAGACTATGTCCACCCCCAAAGAGATCAAAGACAGCTGGTAAAG CTACTTTTGCAGGCGAGGTGGCGATCAAACAGACAAAACTAAAACCGTTACTGGGGGACTCTAAACAGAAGATGACAAGAAAGAGTCTGACATCAGAGTCAAAAGTCAATATG